A window of Campylobacter ureolyticus contains these coding sequences:
- a CDS encoding helix-turn-helix domain-containing protein codes for MINPRRKPSSLRNLKDRQDAKNIVCRMCVVAKVKDKKGLAKKLGIKLKTIDNWILTNKVPFKHIYNVADKFDGSFDFIELGFFFEPDDILRDAELEDYKDIIKFPYIKKPIKQNYILSPYAYGEFDPRDNQESEIEQYVAIENMNSGNVSVKGNNNIAFSGDNNTIKNDNREKFHQIIETLKDMGMEEANQALKIFLSILEHLKDKR; via the coding sequence ATGATAAATCCACGAAGAAAACCATCGTCATTAAGAAATTTAAAAGATAGACAAGACGCAAAAAATATCGTTTGTAGAATGTGTGTTGTGGCTAAAGTCAAAGACAAAAAAGGACTTGCAAAAAAATTGGGTATAAAGTTAAAAACTATCGATAATTGGATACTTACTAACAAAGTTCCGTTTAAGCATATATATAATGTAGCAGATAAATTTGATGGCAGTTTTGATTTTATAGAACTTGGCTTTTTCTTTGAGCCTGATGATATTTTGAGAGATGCTGAATTAGAAGATTATAAAGACATCATAAAATTTCCATATATTAAAAAGCCGATTAAGCAAAATTATATATTATCCCCTTATGCATATGGGGAGTTTGATCCAAGAGATAATCAAGAAAGCGAAATAGAACAATATGTAGCAATTGAAAATATGAATAGTGGCAATGTAAGCGTAAAAGGCAATAATAATATCGCCTTTTCAGGTGATAATAATACAATCAAAAATGATAATAGAGAAAAATTTCATCAAATTATAGAAACCTTAAAGGATATGGGTATGGAAGAGGCAAATCAAGCTTTAAAAATATTTTTATCAATATTAGAGCATTTAAAGGATAAACGATGA
- a CDS encoding helix-turn-helix domain-containing protein — protein sequence MTSFDENIAFLKNLTNANTIKELAEILEVPYRTFNTWQTRGEIPKGRLYEFSEKLGVSMDTLLNGSVKVTGDNNLAFSGDGNTVFGKNADITNVYSPKVNEFLALYKKYGNKNLDKLLDPIIEKLKQIEKISKE from the coding sequence ATGACGAGTTTTGACGAGAATATAGCATTTCTAAAGAATTTAACAAATGCTAATACTATAAAAGAATTAGCTGAAATTTTGGAAGTTCCATATAGAACTTTTAATACCTGGCAAACAAGAGGAGAAATTCCAAAAGGTAGATTATATGAATTTTCAGAAAAATTGGGAGTGAGTATGGATACATTGTTAAACGGTTCTGTAAAAGTAACTGGTGATAATAACTTGGCATTTAGCGGGGATGGTAACACCGTATTTGGTAAAAATGCTGATATAACAAATGTATATTCCCCAAAAGTGAATGAATTTTTAGCACTTTATAAGAAATATGGCAATAAAAACTTAGATAAGTTGCTTGATCCAATCATCGAAAAACTCAAACAAATAGAAAAAATTTCAAAAGAGTAA
- a CDS encoding HNH endonuclease signature motif containing protein, with translation MHRDKLGRFKKGNKPWNKGVKGAMKNNKTSFKKGNMPATTKPVGTIVLRTNIRRKNENYYYIKVANPNKWELLHRHIWEKEKGEIPKGYLVMFKDNDSLNVDISNLCLIKRSELVKLNSKFSNVDRKLIDTTLNVIKLKNEIRKREIKNEATK, from the coding sequence ATGCATAGAGATAAGCTTGGAAGATTTAAAAAAGGAAACAAGCCGTGGAATAAAGGTGTTAAGGGAGCGATGAAAAACAATAAAACAAGCTTTAAAAAAGGTAATATGCCAGCTACTACAAAACCAGTTGGAACTATAGTTTTAAGAACAAACATAAGAAGAAAAAACGAAAATTATTACTATATTAAAGTGGCTAACCCTAATAAATGGGAGTTGTTGCACCGACACATTTGGGAAAAAGAAAAAGGAGAAATTCCAAAAGGATATCTTGTGATGTTTAAAGACAATGATAGCTTAAATGTGGATATTTCAAACCTATGTTTAATAAAAAGAAGTGAGTTAGTAAAACTCAATAGTAAATTTAGCAATGTTGATAGAAAGCTTATCGACACAACCTTAAATGTAATCAAACTTAAAAATGAAATAAGAAAAAGGGAGATAAAAAATGAAGCTACTAAATGA
- a CDS encoding tyrosine-type recombinase/integrase: MNSNIDETIKNIFLFNLIMAQRPHQIRELTWDRVDENFVYFGESDNKTKINARLPLPKKAKEILEYQKKLTGNEGIVFKSKTRSLKSGYAVSDMTLMTNMKKLGITDLHAHGFRGTLATFAIRETETINGIKRGKFEKRIIDEVLLHTRGSEVDKAYFRDFNSDEHKRLLEWWCEFLGF; this comes from the coding sequence ATGAACTCAAACATTGATGAAACCATTAAAAATATCTTTTTATTTAATTTAATAATGGCTCAAAGACCACACCAAATAAGAGAACTTACATGGGATAGGGTAGATGAGAATTTTGTATATTTTGGTGAGAGTGATAACAAAACAAAGATAAACGCAAGATTGCCACTACCAAAAAAAGCTAAAGAAATTTTAGAATATCAAAAAAAACTAACTGGCAATGAGGGTATAGTTTTTAAGTCAAAAACACGCTCTTTAAAAAGTGGTTATGCTGTTAGCGATATGACTTTAATGACAAATATGAAAAAACTAGGTATTACTGACTTACACGCTCATGGCTTTCGTGGCACACTTGCTACATTTGCTATAAGAGAAACTGAAACAATTAATGGCATAAAAAGAGGTAAATTTGAAAAAAGAATAATCGATGAGGTATTACTGCATACTCGTGGTAGTGAAGTGGATAAAGCCTATTTTAGAGATTTTAACTCTGATGAGCATAAAAGATTGTTAGAGTGGTGGTGTGAGTTTTTAGGGTTTTGA
- a CDS encoding integrase arm-type DNA-binding domain-containing protein → MATLTFTQVKKLKCPNDKKFKAFSIDSNCSLYLVCFSTGTRLYKKRIKTGYATLGNFNELSLAEARELATNYEKQSSLSRQMKINDLFSELLDLRYPNTKENQNKRRKYKNRVSKWILDKIGNKLISEVNKDELLNALNGANLEISQRALAIYRDMLKIAKNKGAINDISFIYEILEDVTLLFPKPKTGHRKIITSKKKDF, encoded by the coding sequence ATGGCAACTCTAACATTCACTCAAGTTAAAAAGCTTAAATGCCCTAATGATAAGAAATTCAAAGCTTTTAGTATAGATAGTAATTGCAGTTTATATCTAGTCTGTTTTAGCACTGGAACCAGGTTATACAAAAAGAGAATAAAAACAGGGTATGCAACCTTAGGAAACTTCAATGAGCTGAGCTTAGCTGAGGCTAGAGAATTAGCAACAAACTATGAAAAACAAAGCAGTCTATCAAGGCAAATGAAAATAAATGATTTATTTAGTGAGCTTTTAGATCTAAGGTATCCAAATACAAAAGAAAATCAAAACAAAAGAAGAAAATATAAAAATAGGGTAAGTAAGTGGATACTAGATAAAATAGGAAATAAGCTTATAAGTGAAGTAAATAAAGATGAGTTATTAAATGCATTAAATGGTGCAAATTTAGAGATTTCTCAAAGAGCATTAGCAATTTATAGAGATATGCTAAAAATTGCCAAAAATAAAGGGGCAATTAATGATATTAGTTTTATTTATGAAATATTAGAAGATGTAACCTTACTTTTTCCAAAGCCTAAAACCGGTCATAGAAAAATCATAACAAGCAAAAAAAAAGACTTTTAG
- a CDS encoding dihydroorotase — protein MKTLIKSGLIINHDSSKKANILIENDKIVKITDEILEADKIIDAKNMLVMPGLIDMHVHFRDPGYEYKDDINSGSECAVAGGVTTVLPMANTNPVNDNAAITRDMIQKAKKRGLIDLLPIGAISKSLKGEGITEMGDMISAGAVAFSDDGLPVSSSDVMRAALEYSKHFGSFVISHCEDCSMCRSGVMHEGKVSAILGLKGMAREKEEIMASRDMLLAKLTGGHIHIAHVSSEYSLKLIKRAKEDGINVTCEATPHHFSFTDECLMDYNTNYKMSPPLREESDKLAIRNALKDGLIDVIATDHAPHNVDDKFTEFDKASFGILGLQTLIPLTLKLVEEDVINLNDMVRLTSFNPAKILNLKNKGEIKEGFLADIAIIDPNLEYMYDEFLNKSKSLNSPLLGKKLKGIAFTTIKSGKIVWEYPDFIA, from the coding sequence GTGAAAACTCTAATAAAAAGTGGTCTTATAATAAATCATGATAGTTCAAAAAAAGCAAATATTTTAATAGAAAATGATAAAATCGTAAAAATAACTGATGAAATTTTAGAGGCTGATAAAATAATAGATGCTAAAAATATGCTTGTAATGCCAGGTTTAATTGACATGCATGTACACTTTCGTGATCCAGGATATGAGTATAAAGATGATATTAATTCAGGAAGCGAGTGTGCAGTTGCGGGTGGTGTGACAACCGTGCTTCCTATGGCAAATACAAATCCAGTAAATGATAATGCTGCCATCACAAGAGATATGATACAAAAAGCTAAAAAAAGAGGACTTATAGATCTTTTGCCAATTGGCGCTATTTCAAAAAGCCTAAAAGGTGAGGGCATAACTGAGATGGGCGATATGATAAGTGCTGGGGCTGTGGCGTTTAGTGATGATGGGCTCCCAGTAAGCTCTAGTGATGTCATGCGTGCAGCACTTGAGTATTCAAAGCATTTTGGATCGTTTGTTATAAGTCATTGTGAAGACTGTTCAATGTGCAGAAGTGGTGTGATGCATGAGGGAAAAGTTTCAGCAATTCTAGGCTTAAAAGGTATGGCAAGAGAAAAAGAAGAAATTATGGCAAGTCGCGATATGCTTTTAGCAAAATTAACAGGTGGGCATATTCATATTGCACATGTTAGCTCAGAGTATTCACTAAAACTTATAAAAAGAGCAAAAGAAGATGGTATAAATGTAACTTGTGAGGCCACACCACATCATTTTAGCTTTACAGATGAGTGCTTAATGGACTATAATACAAATTATAAAATGTCTCCACCTTTAAGAGAAGAAAGCGATAAACTTGCTATTAGAAATGCTTTAAAAGATGGGCTTATAGATGTAATTGCAACAGATCATGCACCGCATAATGTAGATGATAAATTTACAGAATTTGACAAAGCTAGTTTTGGAATTTTAGGACTTCAAACACTCATACCGCTTACTTTAAAACTTGTTGAAGAAGATGTTATAAACTTAAACGATATGGTAAGGCTAACTTCTTTCAATCCTGCTAAGATTTTAAATTTAAAAAATAAAGGCGAGATTAAAGAAGGATTTTTAGCTGATATTGCAATAATAGATCCAAACTTAGAGTATATGTATGATGAGTTTTTAAATAAATCAAAGTCTTTAAATTCCCCACTTCTTGGAAAAAAACTAAAAGGCATAGCTTTTACGACCATAAAAAGTGGAAAAATAGTGTGGGAATATCCAGATTTCATAGCTTAA
- a CDS encoding aspartate carbamoyltransferase catalytic subunit: MNYTRKDLLGLRDLSVDEMSCFLNLAKKYKALNNSDMKKSDALRGKTVINAFFENSTRTRISFETAAKRLGADAINFSAASSSTKKGETLMDTINNLEAMKTDIFVLRHFSSGAASFVAKHTTSSVVNAGDGLNEHPSQGLLDIFTIMEHKGDLKNLKISIIGDIEHSRVARSDIWAMSKFGAKLTLFGPPMMMPLGVEAFGCKVARDMEEAVDGADVIIMLRVQLERQNASTPFPSNREYSKFFGLTKARVLLANDPLIMHPGPINRGVEVNSDVLEGDFNMVFNQVENGVAVRMAILDILNSNRRKA, from the coding sequence ATGAATTATACACGAAAAGACTTACTTGGACTTAGGGATTTAAGCGTCGATGAGATGAGCTGTTTTTTAAACTTAGCTAAAAAATACAAAGCTCTAAACAATAGTGATATGAAAAAAAGTGATGCTTTGCGTGGCAAAACTGTGATAAACGCTTTTTTTGAAAACTCAACTAGAACTAGAATTTCTTTTGAAACTGCTGCTAAAAGACTTGGTGCTGATGCTATAAATTTTTCAGCCGCAAGCAGTAGTACAAAAAAAGGTGAAACTTTAATGGATACCATTAATAATTTAGAAGCCATGAAAACTGATATTTTTGTCCTTAGACATTTTTCCTCAGGAGCTGCATCATTTGTCGCAAAACACACAACCTCATCGGTTGTAAATGCAGGCGATGGGTTAAATGAACATCCTTCGCAAGGACTTTTAGATATTTTTACCATAATGGAACATAAAGGTGATTTAAAAAATCTTAAAATTTCTATTATAGGCGATATCGAGCATAGCAGGGTTGCAAGAAGTGATATTTGGGCAATGAGTAAATTTGGTGCTAAATTAACACTTTTTGGACCACCTATGATGATGCCACTTGGCGTAGAGGCTTTTGGCTGCAAAGTAGCAAGAGATATGGAAGAAGCAGTTGATGGAGCCGATGTTATCATAATGCTTAGAGTTCAGCTTGAGAGACAAAACGCTTCAACACCTTTTCCAAGCAACCGTGAATATAGTAAATTTTTTGGACTTACAAAGGCAAGAGTTCTTTTAGCAAATGACCCTTTAATAATGCATCCAGGTCCTATAAATAGAGGCGTTGAAGTAAATTCAGATGTACTTGAAGGGGATTTTAATATGGTATTTAACCAAGTTGAAAATGGAGTTGCTGTAAGAATGGCTATTTTAGATATTTTAAACTCGAATAGGAGAAAAGCGTGA
- a CDS encoding CreA family protein — protein MKNIFLILSILALNLFANDDAINKIGSVNTAWKLLGKNDRIEIISVKDPKIDGITCFLSYAKKGGASEIVGLEEDTSNASVSCVQTAKKIIIKEDISKDKENIFKKRSSVLFKKTQVVRMYDEKDNAIIYLAYSDKLVDGSPNNSISVVPCNQAVGNVCEFINE, from the coding sequence ATGAAAAACATATTTTTAATACTTTCTATTTTAGCATTAAATCTGTTTGCAAATGATGATGCTATAAACAAAATAGGTTCGGTAAATACGGCTTGGAAACTGCTTGGTAAAAATGACAGAATAGAGATAATATCTGTAAAAGATCCAAAAATAGATGGAATAACTTGTTTTTTATCTTACGCTAAAAAAGGTGGAGCAAGCGAAATAGTAGGACTTGAAGAAGATACTAGCAACGCCTCAGTTTCATGTGTGCAAACTGCAAAAAAGATTATCATAAAAGAAGATATCTCAAAAGACAAAGAAAATATTTTTAAAAAACGAAGCTCAGTTTTATTTAAAAAAACGCAAGTTGTAAGAATGTATGATGAAAAAGATAATGCAATAATTTATCTAGCCTACTCTGATAAGCTAGTTGATGGATCTCCTAATAACTCAATTTCAGTAGTTCCATGCAACCAAGCAGTTGGAAATGTGTGCGAGTTTATAAATGAGTAA
- a CDS encoding FMN-binding glutamate synthase family protein codes for MLSFIIFLLVAFLFALFVYDRYVQRKSSLLINYPVIARFRYLFELLREPFRQYFAKEDFYESRDKIDWVYKASKDKNLYISFSVSQSYDGSRFLLKHASHVFNADEINGNFSVKIGNSTCKNPFITKSVIVRSAMSDGALSPEATSAFSSAGIEARFPINIGEGGLTTNYFFRHKIASENKKYLEIIEGTPSQKQIYNIYKRLFNHTVAIRKYRNLVLKGIEAKDSFAVDKKNLSFYRINWNAPLENFPNEIPSDVADLIFQIGSGLYGVRDENAKFDELKYQKVMRFCRATEIKIAQGAKQTGGRLLGEKVTPEIAYYRGVKEGVDIISPNRFPYANDYNELFNFISRLKELSEKPVGFKIIVSDINEVENMVKILKDRFDTKKTLPDFISIDGGDGGTGAAPLELMESVGLRLPYALYIVDFTLKKYGIREHFKIIGSSKVLTPDDVAITLCLGADLVGIARGFMMSGGCIRARVCSGALKHQCPVGMATQDKKKRLSYLINEKAITIANYHKNLLKSLKTIMAISGIDSVDKFNSKMISFKTKSGNCYFDIDKYFEEKLHL; via the coding sequence ATGCTAAGTTTTATTATTTTTTTATTAGTAGCGTTTTTATTTGCGCTATTTGTATATGATAGATATGTTCAAAGAAAGTCATCACTTCTTATAAATTATCCAGTAATTGCTAGATTTAGATATCTTTTTGAGCTACTTAGAGAGCCATTTAGACAGTATTTTGCAAAGGAAGATTTTTATGAATCAAGAGATAAAATTGACTGGGTTTATAAGGCCTCAAAAGATAAAAATTTATATATTTCATTTAGTGTTTCTCAAAGTTATGATGGAAGTAGATTTTTACTAAAACATGCAAGTCATGTTTTCAATGCAGATGAAATAAATGGTAATTTTAGCGTAAAAATAGGTAATTCTACCTGTAAAAATCCATTTATAACAAAATCTGTAATTGTCAGATCGGCTATGAGCGATGGGGCTTTAAGCCCTGAGGCAACAAGTGCTTTTTCAAGTGCCGGAATAGAGGCTAGGTTTCCTATAAATATTGGAGAGGGTGGGCTTACAACAAATTATTTTTTTAGACACAAAATAGCTAGTGAGAATAAAAAATATCTTGAAATTATAGAAGGAACACCATCGCAAAAGCAAATTTACAATATTTATAAAAGGCTTTTTAATCACACCGTTGCCATTAGAAAATACAGAAATTTAGTTTTAAAAGGTATTGAAGCAAAGGATAGTTTTGCTGTTGATAAGAAAAATTTAAGCTTTTATAGAATCAACTGGAATGCACCTTTGGAAAATTTCCCTAATGAAATTCCTAGTGATGTAGCTGATTTAATTTTTCAAATTGGCTCAGGGCTTTATGGCGTAAGAGATGAAAATGCTAAATTTGACGAGCTAAAATATCAAAAAGTTATGCGTTTTTGTAGGGCTACTGAGATAAAAATAGCTCAAGGTGCAAAACAAACTGGTGGTAGACTTTTAGGCGAGAAGGTTACACCTGAAATTGCTTATTACAGAGGTGTAAAAGAGGGCGTTGATATTATAAGTCCAAATCGATTTCCTTATGCAAACGACTATAATGAGCTTTTTAATTTTATTTCTAGATTAAAAGAACTTTCAGAAAAGCCAGTTGGCTTTAAGATTATTGTCTCAGATATAAATGAAGTTGAAAATATGGTAAAAATTTTAAAAGATAGATTTGATACTAAAAAAACTCTACCTGATTTTATAAGTATTGATGGTGGAGATGGTGGAACTGGTGCTGCACCGCTTGAGTTAATGGAATCAGTTGGATTAAGACTCCCATATGCTTTATATATTGTTGATTTTACTCTGAAGAAATATGGCATTAGAGAGCATTTTAAAATAATTGGAAGTAGCAAAGTTTTAACGCCTGATGATGTGGCTATTACACTATGCTTAGGAGCTGATTTAGTTGGAATTGCAAGAGGATTTATGATGAGTGGGGGCTGTATTAGAGCAAGAGTTTGTTCGGGTGCTTTAAAGCATCAATGTCCAGTTGGAATGGCAACACAAGATAAGAAAAAACGCCTTTCATATTTAATTAACGAAAAAGCTATAACAATTGCAAATTATCACAAAAATTTACTAAAAAGTTTAAAAACCATAATGGCAATTTCAGGCATAGACAGCGTTGATAAATTTAATAGTAAAATGATAAGTTTTAAAACAAAAAGTGGAAATTGTTATTTTGATATAGATAAATATTTTGAGGAAAAGCTTCACTTATAA
- a CDS encoding HAD family hydrolase has protein sequence MTLTVFDLDKTLINGDSYDLWHEFLLEKGILKDDFIKDNQKMIELYDEGKLNMNEYLKFSITSLKSLSLNEISNLIPEFLKTKIKPIIYNKAKIWIKTLTPNLIISATPSYIVNPVSKYLGVKEAIGVNLVVKNSHYTDEFIPPLSFQEGKVEALKIYLKNKNLNPQKIVFYTDSINDLAMCEFVHSTNCINPDDKLKKIALEKGWNIINPK, from the coding sequence ATGACTTTAACAGTTTTTGATCTTGATAAAACACTAATTAATGGTGATAGTTATGATTTATGGCATGAATTTTTACTTGAAAAAGGTATTTTAAAAGATGATTTTATAAAAGATAATCAAAAAATGATAGAGCTTTATGATGAAGGAAAACTTAATATGAATGAGTATTTGAAATTTTCAATAACTTCACTAAAAAGCCTTAGTTTGAATGAAATTTCAAACTTAATACCTGAGTTTTTAAAAACTAAAATTAAGCCTATTATTTACAATAAAGCTAAAATTTGGATAAAAACTCTAACTCCAAATTTGATAATTTCAGCAACACCATCTTATATAGTAAATCCAGTTTCAAAATATCTTGGTGTAAAAGAAGCAATTGGCGTAAATCTAGTGGTTAAAAACTCTCATTATACAGATGAGTTTATACCTCCTTTAAGTTTTCAAGAGGGTAAAGTTGAGGCTTTAAAAATTTATTTAAAAAACAAAAATTTAAACCCACAAAAAATAGTTTTTTATACAGATTCGATAAATGATCTTGCGATGTGTGAGTTCGTACACTCTACAAACTGTATAAACCCTGATGATAAATTAAAAAAAATAGCACTTGAAAAAGGCTGGAATATAATTAATCCAAAATAA
- a CDS encoding patatin-like phospholipase family protein, whose protein sequence is MDINLSLSGGAARGAYHLGVLQKLDEIGVYIKRISGASIGSFVAVAYASGFKPLEILEIIKTDEFKSAFSLNLDFKSFAKIEFNNKIIQDLLKFKRLEELKIPVYLSALDLKSGEIIYFNKGDTLKIVLGSCALIPIFEAVKYDNYFLADGGFKDNLPTKPFEKFKEKTVAVDLQPISNLINKYDISLPFKKPKFKDDFNLITGVNRALRVMLSPQKPKISKDTIYISSNLIKKYSLFSFKNFDELFELGYNSVNEEKFR, encoded by the coding sequence TTGGATATAAACTTATCACTTTCAGGTGGAGCTGCAAGAGGGGCATATCATTTAGGTGTTCTTCAAAAACTTGATGAAATTGGCGTTTATATAAAACGCATTAGTGGGGCAAGTATAGGATCATTTGTAGCTGTGGCGTATGCAAGTGGATTTAAACCGCTTGAAATTTTAGAAATTATTAAAACTGATGAGTTTAAAAGCGCATTTAGTTTAAATTTGGACTTTAAAAGCTTTGCAAAAATTGAGTTTAACAACAAGATTATTCAAGATTTACTTAAATTTAAGCGCTTAGAAGAGCTTAAAATTCCTGTTTATTTATCGGCACTTGATTTAAAAAGTGGTGAGATAATTTACTTTAATAAAGGTGATACTTTAAAAATAGTTTTAGGAAGTTGTGCATTAATACCTATCTTTGAAGCGGTAAAATATGATAACTATTTTTTAGCAGATGGTGGATTTAAAGACAATCTCCCAACAAAGCCTTTTGAAAAATTTAAAGAAAAAACCGTAGCTGTTGATTTGCAGCCAATTTCAAATTTGATAAATAAATATGATATCTCACTTCCTTTTAAAAAGCCAAAATTTAAAGATGATTTTAATCTAATAACTGGCGTAAATAGGGCCTTAAGAGTTATGCTTAGTCCCCAAAAGCCAAAAATATCAAAAGATACAATTTATATCTCATCAAATTTGATTAAGAAATATTCACTTTTTAGTTTTAAAAACTTTGATGAGCTTTTTGAACTTGGTTATAATAGTGTTAATGAAGAAAAATTTAGATAA
- a CDS encoding c-type cytochrome — translation MKNLVKIMIFIGVVCFINLNAKEKDILSGGVEAKMPKTGEEIYNYWCLPCHGANMPGTNALQALYQGSIPAELTKRDDLNPELIEYFVREGKHSMPFFRKVEINDEELKALGEYLSK, via the coding sequence ATGAAAAACTTAGTTAAGATTATGATTTTTATAGGAGTTGTTTGTTTTATAAATTTAAATGCTAAAGAAAAAGATATTTTAAGTGGCGGGGTTGAGGCAAAAATGCCAAAAACAGGAGAAGAAATTTATAATTATTGGTGTCTTCCATGTCATGGGGCAAATATGCCAGGAACAAATGCTTTGCAAGCCTTATATCAAGGCTCAATTCCTGCTGAATTAACAAAAAGAGATGATTTAAATCCTGAGTTAATTGAATATTTTGTAAGGGAAGGAAAACATAGTATGCCTTTTTTTAGAAAAGTCGAGATAAATGATGAGGAGCTAAAAGCTTTAGGAGAATATCTATCTAAATAA